ATAAATATCCCGCAGGCAAGATTTTCCTGTAACAAATACCTGTGCAATGGAAAGAGCGCGTTCGTCTTTGGCAGGGTACATTACATAAGTGATGCCTTTGCGTTCAACACCCTCGATATTGAGGGCTTAATACGGGCAGTAGCCGAAGGTTGCGTTGATGTATTCAAGGAGAAGGAGGGGATAGAGTACCTAGTCTTCCTGTCAAGTGACCTTGAGAGTTTAGTTGCTAATCCAGAACAATTAGACAAGTTCCTGGGCTGGATAGACGGGCTCAAGAAGAGGGGAATTGAAATAGTCAACGTTGCTGAATTCATAAGGAGGAAAACATCTGGAGAGTACAAATCCCTTCCAGGAGAGTGTAGTGAGAGCTTCAGGATAAACGTTAAGGACTACTCAAGCTGGAGTGACTATTTTGACCTAAGCGTGGACGGAAGAACGAGTGACATGAGATGGACCGGTGTAAGGAGAGAAGACAACGTTGTAATCAACAGATTGTATAGAGATAGAAAAGTTTCCCAACTCTGGAAGTATGCTTTCATGAAGCTCTTTAGAGAATTAAACAGAGCCATAAGGTTTGGGGTAATTGACATGCTGAGGGCTCGCGGAGTTGGGGATATGGAGGCGATAAAGGAGTTCCTGGTTAGGTATGCAAGGATCTTCTTCAGGGAGCACTACGAGTACTTTGAGCTCGATACGAGCGTTGACTACGTTATGGAGCCAATAAAGGATGTTGATCCCTCCCTGGCTTTGAAGCTTGGGAGAATCTACTACTTGATGCTCTTAGCGAACCACTCCTGCCCAAGGTTCTGGGAGAATATAGATACTAGGGTTACCTTTGAAAACGTTGCTGTGATAAGTAAAGCTCTCATCGAGCTAATGGAGCTTTACCTCGAAGAGAATGAGGACAGGGCCAATTACATATTCCTGGAGTACATGAAACTATTGGCATTTCCCCAGCTGTACTATGACTATGACCTCTTCAGGATGAAAGGGTTAGAGGGCTGGGAGACTACTGAGAAAGCATGGTTCGAGTCGTTGAAGAGCGAAGTGCCAAATAGTAAGTACAATGTTGTCACGAGGGCCGCCCTGTACGTTGGGAAAAGAGATCTTCCCCAAGACATGAGGAGCGTCATAGACACCCTATATGACTTAGAGGAGGCAGTTCCAGACACCGGCCACATCCCAGGGGAGATGCATGGAAAGTGGGAGAACAGGGAGTGGTGCGAGCACAGGGGGAAAGATTAACTTTATTTAAACAATATTGTTAAAATTGCCAACAGTAATTTTTATCTTGTTTTTATTGTTATCCTTCTGGTGGTATATATGAGAGAGGATATAATGTTCTGATACCGGTAATAGTAATTGCAATAATGGCCATTATCTCATGGATAGTCTACTATAAAACTATCCTCCCAAGAACGGATAATGTCTTGAAAGCGACAAGAGGCTTAACGTTTGTCTTAGCAGCACTATCTCTTGCTGCAATTCTTGTCATAGCAATATTCTCGGGAGCTAGCCTTTGGTTACTGTTGATACTCTTGGTAATCTTTGCAATCCAGTACTTAATATATCCAATTATTTTTGTCTTCGGATTGGAGAAAGTTTCCGTAGAAAGTATAGGGAGGGAAGACCTAGCTAAATTTGCAAACGATCTTGCTAGGTCTCGGAGGTTTAACAGGAGGATAGATGTTTACGTTGCTGACATTGGTGCCCCAAATGCGTTTGCCGTCTCAAATATACTAAAGAACGTGGTAGTAATTGACAAAAGGTTATTGAGTATACTCGATGAAAACGAGTTAAGAGCTGTTATTGCCCATGAAGTGGGACATATAGTGCATTTTGATAATGGATTTACAATGGGATTAAGTTTGCTCCCATATCTCCTCCAAGTACTTGGATATAGCTTACTAATTGGAGCCATTCTTTACGCACAATCCCCAACACCTTCCCGCGATGAAAAGGGTGCTCTTGCAAAAGTAGTAGGAGTAGTATGGATGTTCTTAGCCGCACTATTCCTACTAGTTCTTGGATCTCTTGTAATGATACCAGTCTTGGCATTTGGAAGAGTCAGAGAGCACCTTGCGGATCTCGTTGCTATCGATTCCCTAAAAGATAACTACATCACAAGCGTGTTACTTAAAATAGAGCAATATTATGAAAACATGGCAAGAAAGAAATCCGTTCTTGGATTTGGGAGACCAAGCTTAAGAGCGATGCTTTACATTGTGCCTGGGTTCGCCGACGGATATATGTTAAATATAAATGTCTTGGATGTACTAAAAACTGTATTCTCGACGCATCCATCAACCCCAGCAAGGGCCTATGTATGCCTACGGAGGCTACAAGAAATTAGATAGCTCCCATTCCCTCTACAAAAAATTTTGAAGTTCAGGGGACTAGCCTCCTCCTGTCCCTGGGGAACAGTATGACCTCCCTAATATTTCCAATGTCAAGCATCCTCATTATCAGCCTCTCGGCTCCAAGTCCAAAACCTCCATGGGGTGGCATTCCGTACCTGAAAGCTTTTAGGTAGAACTCGAAGCTCTCTGGGTTTAATCCTTTCTCCTTTATTTGCTCCACCAATATGTCGTGCCTGTGCTCCCTCTGCCCTCCGGAACTTATCTCAATGCCCCTGTACTCTAGATCGAAGGCCCTACAGATCTCTGGCTTATCATCGTACTTCATTATGTAGAAAGGCTTGGCCTCGCTTGGGTACCTGTAGATGAAGTACAACTCTACTCCCTCGTTCTCCTTCATGTACTTGCCTAACAACTTCTCCCCCTCGGTATCTATATCCTCACCCCAAGGGATCTCCTTGCCCAAATCAGCCAAAATCTCGAGGGCCTTATCGTACGTTATCCTGGGGAAGGGTTGCCTTGGCTCCTCAAGCTCGAACTCTAAAATTTTAAGCTCCTTCCCGTTGTTCTCTCTCACGTACTTGATCGTGTAAACGACTAACCTCTCGAGGAGATCCATAACTTCTTCCTCGTTCTCTATGAAAGCCATCTCTGCATCTATGCTCCAGGCCTCATTTAAATGCCTCGTAGTGTTGTGCTCTTCAGCCCTAAAGATTGGGGCTATCTCAAAGACCTTATCAAGCCCGGTTGCCATCATCATCTGCTTGTAAAGTTGCGGTGATTGAGCGAGGAATGCATCGTTCTCGAAGTACCTCATTGGGAACAGCTCAGTTCCTCCCTCGGTTGCCGTGGCAATTATCTTTGGCGTGTGGATCTCTATGAAGCCCTCGTTGTAGAAGAACTCCCTCACGGCCCTAAACACGTTCGATCTTATCTTGAATATCGCCATAACTTTCGGATTTCTCACGTCCATGAACCTGTTGTCTAGTCTAGTGTCAAGCTCAGCCTTGACCTTTCCCGTGGGATCGAGGGGGAGTGGGGTCTGGGCTCTGCTTATCACCTCGAACTTCTCTGGGATTACCTCAAAGCCAAGCTTTGCTTTGGGAGTGAAGTTAACTATGCCCTCAACGACCACTACATCTTCACTGTTGAGCTTGGGAATGAGCTTGAATATCTCCTGGGGAACCTTCTTCTTTGGAGCCGTTACCTGCACTATCCCTTCCCTGTCCCTTATCCAGACGAACTTTATCCCTCCCAGATCCTTAACCTCCTGAACCCAGCCGGCAACTTTAACCCTCTTCCCGTTGAGCTCCTTGGTTATCTCGCTAGAATAGTGCGTCCTTAACATTTCAACCCCCGAGTGAAGAAAAATTAAGGGCTTTTAAATTTTTAGAAAAGAGGGAAATCAGAAGAGCCACTGGTTCTCTATACACTCATCACACGGAGGCTTCTCTCCGGCGATTGCCTTGAACTTCTTGTAGATACACTCTGGCAAGCCGAGAGGACACCTGTCTGGGGTTAGTTCGGGTCTCACTTTTGTCGGATCAAGCTTGATCCTTATGTACGCCTCGTACTCTTCAACTTTCTTCCATGGGAGTATTTTTGCTCCATAGATCACAAGGTTGTCATAGATCTTTGCGTAGTCTCCCACAACTGCGTTTTCCTTGACTATGACGTTCTTCCCAACGACGACTCCCTCTCCCAGGATTGCATCTTTTAGCTCGGCCCTCTCTTTCACTATGTCGTTGCCAAGTAGTATTGACCTCTTAATGTAGGCCTTCTCCTCAACTATCGTGTTCGGGCCTATGTACGTGTAGGCTTTTATCTTGACCCCATGTCCTATCTTTGCGTTGTTATCGATGTACACTGGACCTTGAACCTCAACATCCTCAGGAATCTCCACGTTCTCCCCCAAGATGAGGTAGCCATTCTCCTTGGCAAGCTCGTCAAGGGCTATCTGATGAGCATAGAACAGATCGTCCGGAGTTCCAAGGTCAACCCAATAATATTCCTTTGGCATCTTGTATCCATAAACTAAGCCTTGGCTTACGAACTTTGGCAAAATCTCCCTCTCAAAGTAGATCTCTTTATTCTTTGGTATCTCCTTCAGAACATCCTTGTTGACCACGTAAATTCCTGCATCAACTAGGTTCGTCTTTGGTTTCCTGGGCTTCTCCTCGAACTCTATAATTTTGCCCTCTTCATCCGTGATAACAACACCGAACCTCTCTGGATCATACACTTTGGTTAGTGCAACTGTTATCAGCCCATCGTTCTTCTTGTGGGCCTCTATGAGTTCGGAGTAGTTGAAGTTCGTGAACACGTCACCATAGATAACCAAGAAGTCATCGCTCACGTAATCCTCAACGTTCTTCAAGGCTCCACCGGTTTCTAGAGGCATTGGGTCATTAACGAACTTAATGTCCTTAGGATAGTCTTGCATCTTTTCCTGAATGAACTCCCTAATCTCGCCCCTCATATAGTGTACTGAAAGTATAACCTCGTCAATCTCGCTAACCTTCTCCAGGGCCTCAAGAATGTACTGAAGGTTAGGCTTCCCGAGGACGGGAACCATTGGCTTTGGTCTTGTTGATGAAATAGGCCTCAATCTAGTTCCAAAACCTCCCGCAAGAATTACAGCTTTCATGTTATCACCGTCAAGATCTCAGATTTCACTTTTATAAAATTTTCACTTCATAAAGGTCAAGATTTTTCTCAAAAACTCGTCATTTATAGTTAATCAGGGGGAAGTTTAGTGTCAACACTTTGAAGAATTTCCAAAATGTTAAACGTTATTATTTTATATGCTTATCAGCAGAAATCCCAGGAATTAGAAAAGTAATTAAGGTTGTATTTTAATTATTGTATTATGCTTGAGTACAAGAAATTCAAAGTCTCATTGGGGGATGAGAAAGTTAAAGTTGCAAAGAAGATACTCAAAAAGCTCATTGAGATTGCCGATTCTGAGCCGTACTGGAGAGTTGTTGAAGAAGCCCTTGGATTAAAGGAGAGGGAAGCTAAGGAGGTTCTCTTGTTCTTAGAAAGCATTGGAGAACTTACGATAAGAAGGGCAAAGAATGGGAGAAGACTCTACGTACTAACGCTTAGGGAGCGGAGGAGGAATCCCCAGACCTTGGATAAGTGGCTTGGGGTTAGCAAAACTGTTTAACATGACAATTTTCCGGGACTTATTTTGTTTTCGCAAAATTTTATATGGATAAATGTAAAGATAGTTCTCGGTGCTCTCTATGTATGGGTATTGGGGCAAGATTCTAAGAGTAAACCTTTCTGATGGGACGATTAAGGAAGAGAAGTTCGACGAGAACTTTGCTAAGAAATGGCTTGGTACAAGGGGCTTTGGGATCTACTACCTTCTCAAGGAGATGGATCCAAAGGTTGACCCCTTCAGTCCAGAGAACAAGCTTATATTTGCAACGGGCCCGCTAACGGGAACTTCTGCTCCAACGGGCGGAAGGTACATGGTGATAACCAAGAGCCCCCTGACGGGATATATAGCGATGGCAAACTCGGGCGGCTATTTTGGTGCTGAGCTTAAGTTCGCAGGGTGGGATGCCATAATTGTTGAGGGGAAAGCAGACCACCCCGTGTATATTTACATTAACGAAGAGAGCGTTGAAATTAGAGACGCCTCCCACCTCTGGGGCAAGCTCGTAAGCGAGACCGAGGAAAAGTTAAAGGAAGAAGTTGGGGACAAGAACGTTCAGATAGCCTCCATTGGACCGGCCGGAGAAAACAAAGTTAGGTTTGCAGCAGTGATGAACAATGGACACAGGGCCGCGGGAAGAGGTGGAGTTGGAGCGGTTATGGGAAGCAAGAATCTCAAGGCAATAGTAGTTAGGGGACACAAGAGGGTGGAGGTCGCTGACAAAGGGAAGTTCATGGAGGTAGTCAGGGAGAAGATTGAAAAGCTCAAGAAGGATCCAGTTGCCGGTGGAGGGTTGCCGAAGTATGGAACCGCCGTTCTCGTGAACATAATTAACGAGAACGGACTCTACCCAACGAGAAACTTCCAGACTGGAGTGTTCAAATATGCCTACGAGCAGAGCGGTGAGGCAATGGCCGCTAAATATCTAATCAAGAATAAGCCGTGCTTTGCCTGTCCAATAGGCTGTGGAAGGGTCAACAAGTTGCCAACCCTAGGAGTTACCGAGGGACCGGAGTACGAGAGCACTTGGGCCTTAGGTGCCAACCTTGGGATTAATGATTTAGCTGCGATAATCGAAGCTAATCACTTCGCCGATGAGTACGGAATGGACACGATAAGCCTCGGTGGAACTTTAGCAACAGCGATGGAGCTCTACGAGAGGGGCCTGCTCAAGCAAGAAGACATCGGAGGAGACAACGTTCCGCCCTTCAGGTTCGGCAACACTGAAGTGCTACACTACTGGATCCACAAGATAGCAACTAGGGAGGGCTTTGGCGATGTCCTTGCAGAGGGAGGCTACAGGTTGGCTGAAAAGTTCAATGGCCTCGAGTACTTCATGGGCGTTAAAAAGCAGGAACTTCCAGCCTATGACCCGAGAGGTGCCGAGGGTCACGGACTTGGTTACGCGACCAACAACAGGGGAGGCTGTCACATCAAGCAGTACATGATAAGCCCTGAGATCCTGGGTTACCCATACAAGATGGATCCGCACGACATAAGCGACGAGAAGGTTAAGATGGTCATCCTGTTCCAGGATCTTACGGCGTTAATTGATGCTGCTGGCCTCTGTGTCTTCACAACGTTTGGACTTGGGGCTGATGACTACAGGGATCTCCTAAATGCAGCGCTAGGCTGGGACTTCTCAACCGAAGACTACCTCAAGATAGGAGAGAGAATATGGAACGCCGAGAGATTGTTTAACCTTAAAGCTGGTCTTGATCCACTCAAGGAGGACACATTACCTAAGAGGCTCCTTGAAGAGCCAATGCCAGAGGGTCCACATAAGGGACACGTGGTTAGGCTCAAGGAGATGCTACCAAGGTACTACAAGTTCAGAGGATGGACAGAAGACGGAAGAATTCCAGAGGAGAAGCTTAAGGAGCTTGGGCTTGAGGAGTTCATGTGATCTCCT
This window of the Pyrococcus kukulkanii genome carries:
- a CDS encoding glycoside hydrolase, whose translation is MFMKFTYHFHAYQPSDIIYVHDGSGWDPIKYSERLSPVALEIRDEEVKGRNWTRAMIKAYEYVDDTLRMLDEGSVSVDFEPFTLYMVLKYKPKIYGEITETLETQVEPVVTVPFHPIMPHLGHFEQEILARVSFDFYKPFIARKQVVAFWLPENVITKETAKIVTEATDKDVVFLLDERQFIGINIPQARFSCNKYLCNGKSAFVFGRVHYISDAFAFNTLDIEGLIRAVAEGCVDVFKEKEGIEYLVFLSSDLESLVANPEQLDKFLGWIDGLKKRGIEIVNVAEFIRRKTSGEYKSLPGECSESFRINVKDYSSWSDYFDLSVDGRTSDMRWTGVRREDNVVINRLYRDRKVSQLWKYAFMKLFRELNRAIRFGVIDMLRARGVGDMEAIKEFLVRYARIFFREHYEYFELDTSVDYVMEPIKDVDPSLALKLGRIYYLMLLANHSCPRFWENIDTRVTFENVAVISKALIELMELYLEENEDRANYIFLEYMKLLAFPQLYYDYDLFRMKGLEGWETTEKAWFESLKSEVPNSKYNVVTRAALYVGKRDLPQDMRSVIDTLYDLEEAVPDTGHIPGEMHGKWENREWCEHRGKD
- a CDS encoding M48 family metalloprotease, whose product is MAIISWIVYYKTILPRTDNVLKATRGLTFVLAALSLAAILVIAIFSGASLWLLLILLVIFAIQYLIYPIIFVFGLEKVSVESIGREDLAKFANDLARSRRFNRRIDVYVADIGAPNAFAVSNILKNVVVIDKRLLSILDENELRAVIAHEVGHIVHFDNGFTMGLSLLPYLLQVLGYSLLIGAILYAQSPTPSRDEKGALAKVVGVVWMFLAALFLLVLGSLVMIPVLAFGRVREHLADLVAIDSLKDNYITSVLLKIEQYYENMARKKSVLGFGRPSLRAMLYIVPGFADGYMLNINVLDVLKTVFSTHPSTPARAYVCLRRLQEIR
- the aspS gene encoding aspartate--tRNA(Asn) ligase, with the translated sequence MLRTHYSSEITKELNGKRVKVAGWVQEVKDLGGIKFVWIRDREGIVQVTAPKKKVPQEIFKLIPKLNSEDVVVVEGIVNFTPKAKLGFEVIPEKFEVISRAQTPLPLDPTGKVKAELDTRLDNRFMDVRNPKVMAIFKIRSNVFRAVREFFYNEGFIEIHTPKIIATATEGGTELFPMRYFENDAFLAQSPQLYKQMMMATGLDKVFEIAPIFRAEEHNTTRHLNEAWSIDAEMAFIENEEEVMDLLERLVVYTIKYVRENNGKELKILEFELEEPRQPFPRITYDKALEILADLGKEIPWGEDIDTEGEKLLGKYMKENEGVELYFIYRYPSEAKPFYIMKYDDKPEICRAFDLEYRGIEISSGGQREHRHDILVEQIKEKGLNPESFEFYLKAFRYGMPPHGGFGLGAERLIMRMLDIGNIREVILFPRDRRRLVP
- a CDS encoding sugar phosphate nucleotidyltransferase; translation: MKAVILAGGFGTRLRPISSTRPKPMVPVLGKPNLQYILEALEKVSEIDEVILSVHYMRGEIREFIQEKMQDYPKDIKFVNDPMPLETGGALKNVEDYVSDDFLVIYGDVFTNFNYSELIEAHKKNDGLITVALTKVYDPERFGVVITDEEGKIIEFEEKPRKPKTNLVDAGIYVVNKDVLKEIPKNKEIYFEREILPKFVSQGLVYGYKMPKEYYWVDLGTPDDLFYAHQIALDELAKENGYLILGENVEIPEDVEVQGPVYIDNNAKIGHGVKIKAYTYIGPNTIVEEKAYIKRSILLGNDIVKERAELKDAILGEGVVVGKNVIVKENAVVGDYAKIYDNLVIYGAKILPWKKVEEYEAYIRIKLDPTKVRPELTPDRCPLGLPECIYKKFKAIAGEKPPCDECIENQWLF
- the aor gene encoding aldehyde ferredoxin oxidoreductase, coding for MYGYWGKILRVNLSDGTIKEEKFDENFAKKWLGTRGFGIYYLLKEMDPKVDPFSPENKLIFATGPLTGTSAPTGGRYMVITKSPLTGYIAMANSGGYFGAELKFAGWDAIIVEGKADHPVYIYINEESVEIRDASHLWGKLVSETEEKLKEEVGDKNVQIASIGPAGENKVRFAAVMNNGHRAAGRGGVGAVMGSKNLKAIVVRGHKRVEVADKGKFMEVVREKIEKLKKDPVAGGGLPKYGTAVLVNIINENGLYPTRNFQTGVFKYAYEQSGEAMAAKYLIKNKPCFACPIGCGRVNKLPTLGVTEGPEYESTWALGANLGINDLAAIIEANHFADEYGMDTISLGGTLATAMELYERGLLKQEDIGGDNVPPFRFGNTEVLHYWIHKIATREGFGDVLAEGGYRLAEKFNGLEYFMGVKKQELPAYDPRGAEGHGLGYATNNRGGCHIKQYMISPEILGYPYKMDPHDISDEKVKMVILFQDLTALIDAAGLCVFTTFGLGADDYRDLLNAALGWDFSTEDYLKIGERIWNAERLFNLKAGLDPLKEDTLPKRLLEEPMPEGPHKGHVVRLKEMLPRYYKFRGWTEDGRIPEEKLKELGLEEFM